The following are encoded in a window of Rhizobium sp. 11515TR genomic DNA:
- a CDS encoding MFS transporter — protein MLEPTNDKAGHVEEIHWPSLVAAITSVSAVGIAIGLGLPLLSIILEKRGVPSSLIGLNTAMMGVASMLAAVVTTKLAHRFGVVQTMIWAVFLSALSSLGFYYAENLLLWFPLRIVFHGATTTLFILSEFWINAASPPSKRGFVLGLYSTVFSLGFAAGPLLFSVVGSEGLMPFIIGACIILAAAIPIFIARNESPIVDEKPELHFVRYVFLVPTATAAVFVFGAVTVGGGSLFTSYATRLGFNESQAALLLTVMGVGNFVFQIPLGLLADRMRDKRPLLSIMATIGFVGALLLPSLASNWVILAIILLFWGGCVSGMYTVGLSHLGTRLTGVDLVAANAAFVFCYAVGMVLGPPTIGTAMDLANPSGFAWAVAFFFGLYVLLSGIRLLFMGNRG, from the coding sequence ATGCTTGAACCGACGAACGACAAGGCCGGCCATGTCGAAGAAATTCACTGGCCTTCGCTCGTCGCAGCCATTACCTCCGTATCCGCCGTCGGTATCGCCATCGGGCTTGGCCTGCCGCTTCTGAGCATCATTCTTGAAAAACGCGGCGTTCCCTCAAGCCTGATCGGGCTCAATACTGCAATGATGGGTGTCGCCTCGATGCTGGCAGCCGTCGTCACGACCAAGCTCGCGCATCGTTTCGGCGTCGTGCAGACGATGATTTGGGCGGTTTTCCTATCGGCTCTGAGCTCGCTCGGCTTCTACTATGCGGAAAATCTGCTTCTGTGGTTTCCGCTGCGCATCGTCTTTCATGGGGCGACGACAACACTGTTCATCCTGTCGGAGTTCTGGATCAATGCCGCTTCACCGCCTTCGAAGCGCGGCTTCGTGCTCGGGCTTTACTCCACCGTGTTCTCGCTCGGCTTTGCGGCCGGCCCCCTGCTCTTTTCCGTTGTCGGCAGCGAAGGCTTGATGCCCTTCATCATCGGTGCCTGCATCATCCTGGCTGCTGCCATCCCGATCTTCATCGCCCGCAACGAGAGCCCGATCGTCGACGAGAAGCCGGAGCTTCACTTCGTCCGCTACGTCTTCCTGGTGCCAACGGCGACGGCCGCAGTTTTCGTGTTCGGCGCGGTCACCGTCGGCGGCGGCTCGCTCTTCACCAGCTATGCGACACGTCTCGGCTTCAACGAATCACAGGCCGCACTGCTGCTGACCGTCATGGGCGTCGGCAATTTCGTCTTCCAAATCCCACTCGGCCTGCTTGCCGACCGCATGCGCGACAAGCGGCCATTGCTGTCGATCATGGCCACCATCGGGTTTGTCGGAGCGCTTCTGCTGCCCTCCCTGGCATCGAACTGGGTCATTCTCGCGATCATCCTGCTCTTCTGGGGCGGCTGCGTTTCCGGCATGTATACGGTTGGGCTCAGCCATCTGGGCACACGGCTGACCGGCGTCGATCTGGTGGCCGCCAACGCGGCTTTCGTCTTCTGTTACGCCGTCGGCATGGTTCTCGGGCCGCCGACGATCGGCACCGCCATGGATCTCGCCAATCCCAGCGGCTTTGCCTGGGCTGTGGCCTTTTTCTTCGGCCTTTATGTCCTGCTTTCGGGGATACGCCTGCTTTTCATGGGCAACAGAGGTTGA
- the rpmG gene encoding 50S ribosomal protein L33: protein MAKATTIKIKLLSTADTGFFYVTTKNSRTMTDKMTKTKYDPIAKKHVEFKETKIK, encoded by the coding sequence ATGGCCAAGGCTACCACAATCAAGATCAAGCTGCTGTCGACGGCCGACACCGGTTTCTTCTACGTCACGACGAAGAACAGCCGTACGATGACGGACAAGATGACGAAGACGAAGTACGACCCGATCGCTAAGAAGCATGTCGAGTTCAAGGAAACGAAGATCAAGTAA
- a CDS encoding PleD family two-component system response regulator — translation MTARILVVDDIPANVKLLEARLLAEYFEVLTAEDGLKALAICAGTQVDLILLDIMMPGMDGFEVCERLKSDPRTAHIPVVMVTALDQPADRVRGLKAGADDFLTKPVNDLQLISRVKSLLRLKTLSDELHMRNETARNFGIDDLMRAGDGRTEEAGQVLLVDGRANSQERIIRTLKPIAQVVAMSDPQAALFEAAERPFELVIVNSNFDDYDPLRLCSQLRSLERTRFLPVLLVTEQGADDMIVRALDLGVNDYIVRPIDPNELVARCLTQIRRKRYNDRLRASVQQTIELAVTDALTGLHNRRYLDNHLKVLFDRSLARGRPLSILITDIDRFKTVNDTHGHDAGDEVLKEFAARIRSTVRGADLACRYGGEEFVVVMPDTPADTAAAVAERLRAAVENMPVKLRESGVALNITASFGISCRLETIETPEQLMKQADLALYEAKRAGRNRVVASAA, via the coding sequence ATGACCGCACGCATTCTGGTAGTCGACGATATTCCGGCCAATGTGAAGCTTCTGGAAGCGCGGCTGCTTGCCGAATATTTCGAAGTGCTGACAGCCGAAGACGGCTTGAAGGCGCTCGCCATTTGCGCGGGCACGCAGGTTGATCTCATCCTCCTCGATATCATGATGCCCGGCATGGATGGTTTTGAGGTGTGCGAACGCCTGAAATCCGATCCCCGCACCGCCCATATCCCCGTCGTCATGGTCACGGCGCTCGATCAGCCTGCCGACCGTGTGCGCGGCCTGAAGGCCGGTGCCGACGATTTCCTGACCAAGCCGGTCAACGACCTGCAGCTCATTTCGCGCGTCAAGAGCCTGCTTCGCTTGAAGACATTGAGCGACGAGCTGCATATGCGCAACGAGACCGCGCGCAATTTCGGTATTGACGATCTGATGCGGGCTGGCGATGGTCGCACCGAGGAAGCCGGCCAGGTACTGCTGGTCGATGGCCGCGCCAATTCGCAGGAGCGCATCATCCGCACGCTCAAGCCGATCGCCCAGGTCGTTGCGATGTCCGATCCGCAGGCCGCCCTGTTCGAGGCCGCCGAACGGCCGTTCGAGCTGGTCATCGTCAATTCGAATTTCGACGACTACGACCCGCTGCGGCTCTGCTCGCAGCTTCGTTCGCTGGAGCGCACGCGTTTTCTGCCCGTACTGCTGGTGACGGAGCAGGGCGCAGACGACATGATCGTCCGCGCGCTGGATCTCGGCGTCAACGACTATATCGTCCGGCCGATCGATCCGAATGAACTCGTCGCACGCTGTCTCACGCAGATACGCCGCAAACGCTATAATGATCGCCTGCGCGCCAGCGTACAGCAGACGATCGAGCTTGCCGTCACCGATGCGCTCACCGGCCTGCACAACAGGCGCTATCTCGACAATCATCTCAAGGTGCTTTTCGACCGCTCCTTGGCGCGGGGCCGGCCGCTCTCGATATTGATTACCGATATCGATCGCTTCAAGACCGTCAACGACACCCATGGCCATGATGCCGGCGATGAAGTTCTCAAGGAGTTTGCCGCGAGAATCCGTTCCACGGTACGCGGCGCAGATCTCGCATGCCGTTATGGGGGCGAGGAGTTCGTTGTGGTCATGCCGGATACGCCTGCCGATACGGCCGCCGCAGTCGCAGAACGACTACGCGCTGCGGTAGAAAATATGCCCGTGAAATTACGCGAAAGCGGTGTTGCGCTTAACATCACCGCATCCTTCGGAATTTCGTGCCGTTTGGAGACAATCGAGACACCGGAGCAGTTGATGAAGCAGGCGGACCTTGCGCTTTACGAGGCCAAAAGAGCAGGACGCAACAGGGTTGTAGCTTCTGCGGCCTAG